CCCCCGCCCCCGCGCTCGTCACGCCGGCCCCCGTCACCATGTTGGTCACCCGTCAGATCGCGCCCGAACGCTACAGCGATTTCCTGGCTTGGCAGCGCCAGGGCGAGATCCTGGCGGCGGGCTTTCCCGGTTTCCTGGGGTCGGGGGTATTGCAACCACCGGAAGGCGGCGACCAATACCAGATCGTGCTGCGCTTCCACGATGAGGCCAGTCTGTCGCGCTGGGAGAACTCCCTGCCTCGCAGGATGTGGCTGGAGCGGGGCAGCAGCCTGGTGCGGGACAGCCGGGTCCACCGGGCCACCGGCATGGACACCTGGTTCGGCCCGCAGAAAAGCGCCCCGCCGCGCTGGAAGCAGGCTTTCTGTATCTGGGTGGTCTATTGCCCGTCGCTGCTGTTGTTCAACATCGCCTTCCAGGATCAACTGACCTCCCTGTCGCTGTTCTGGCGGGTGCTCGTGACGACGTCGACGATGAGTCCCATCCTGTCCTTCGTGCTGATTCCTTTCATCAGCCGGGTCCTGCACCGGTGGCTGCACCCACGGCCCAGGCGCGCCACGGCCTGACCAGGGCCGCGAAAACAAGGTCCCGAAACAGGCCGCCCGCGGCCATGCCGACAGGCCGCGAAAAGGCCTGTTGCTTCTGCTAAAGTCCGCCTGCTTTCCGGCCGGTGCGCCGGGGCGGCGCCCGCGCCGCCATGGACTTTCAGGAGTGACGCATGCAGCTCAATCTCGACGGCTTTGCCGCGATGGTCCCCACCATGGTCGATCTCGGCCTGAACCTGCTGTGGGGCGTGGTGATACTGGGGCTGGGTTGGTGGATCGCCGGCGTGCTGGGACGCTGGGTGCGCCGCCTGGCGCAACGTTCGGACCGCATCGACCGCACCATCGTGCCGATGTTCTGCACGACCGTGATCTGGGCCGTCCGTATCTTCACGTTGATCGCCGTGCTGGCACAGCTGGGCGTGCAGACCGCCAGCATCATCGCGGTGCTCGGCGCGGCCGGCCTGGCCGTGGGCCTGGCGTTGCAGGGAACGCTGCAGAACATCGCGGCCGGCATCATGCTGCTGATATTGCGGCCCATACGCGCGGGCGAATACATCGCCTTGAGCTCCGGCAGCGACGGTACAGTCGAGGAAGTCGGCCTGTTCCTGACACGCCTGGTGCAGGGCGACGGCATCCACGTGACGCTGCCCAACAGCACGATCTGGAACGCCACCATCACCAACTACAGTCGCAACGCCACCCGGCGCTTCGACATGGCCGTGGGCGTGCGTTACGGCGACGACCTGGACCTGGCGATGGCAACGCTGCGCGACCTGGTCAGCGCGCATCCGCTGGCGCTGCAAACGCCGGCGCCGGAAGTACGTGTGTTCGAATATCGCGACAACGTGGTGCTCGTCAATGTGCGGGTATGGGCCGAATCCGCGCGCTACTGGGAATTCCGCTGGGACCTGTTGCACAAGACCCGCCTGGCGCTGGATGCCGCCGGCCTGCGTCCGCCGGTGCCCGTGCGCGAACTGATCCAGGCGAATTCCGAAGAGGGGGCGGCGCCGTCCAGGCTGGCTTGAAACGAGCGGCGGCCGCGATCAGTTCTGGTTCTGCAGGCGCGCAAGCTCCGCCTGTATCCAGCCGGCGATTTCGCGCTGCCGCTGCGCAGGCATGCGGTCGATGATGGCCGTCACGCTGATCGCCAGCACCGGCATGCCCTGCGTATCGAGCAGTGCGCATCCCACGCCCAGCGCGCCGCGCACGGCGTGATTGCCGACCACGGCGTAGCCGCGCGAGCGCGTGTTCTCCACCAGGCGCAGCATTTCATGCGGCGTCATGCCGCCGTATTCGTCCAGGTGCGTCGCATTGCGTTCGACGATGCTGCGCGCCTCTTCGTCGGGCAGCGCCGCCAACAGGGCCATGCCGCCGGACCCCACGCCCAGGGGCTGTCGCTTCCCGGCGTAGGTGGCCAGGATCTGCACCGGATAGCCGCCGATCTCGCGATGCAGGCTGATGGATTCGTCGCCGTCGCGCACGACCAGGAAGACGGCGTCGCCGGTGCGTTCGGCCAGGCGCCGCAGCGCGGGCAGGGTCTGCCGCAGCCGCGGGTCCGAATCCGGCGCGCCGGCCTCCTGCGCCAGCTGGGCCCGATAGCGCTTGCTGCCCGCCACCTGCTGCGCCAGTCCGGCTTCCATCAGCGCGGCCATCAGGCGATAGATGGTGGGGCGCTGGATGCCGGTATAGCGGGCCAGATCCGTCACGCACAGGCCGTCCGTGCCGTGGTCGCGCAGGGCCGCCAGGACCTGCAGGCCTCGGCGTAGCGTCCGCGGGCCGGCCGCGGTGGGCGTAAAGTCTTCCATAGGTCTAGCGGCCGGGGCCGTCGTCGAAGCACGCGCGCGGCTCGCGCGGAAAGCAAAATGAAGGCAAAACGTCCGCCTGACGGACGAAAGAGCGACAAGGTGTTGCAGCGGACACGGGTTTCGGGAAAATCCGCCGAGAAAAATTCCAAACGTCCATTACCTGGACGATAAATTTAGCGTCCATCACCTGGACGTTCAAGCCTAAACGTCCATTACCTGGACACTATTGGAGTGAGACAGATGAGTCAAAAGCTTGCCCTGTTCAAACGGGCCGCCGCCACCTTGGCCGCGGCGGCCGCATTTTGCGTCGCCAGCGCGCCGGCCCAGGCCGCCTATCCGGACAAACCGGTGCGTATCGTCGTGGGCTTCAGCGCCGGCGGCACGACCGACGTGATCGCCCGCATCATGGCCAAGGAGCTCACCGAAGCCCTGGGCCAGTCCTTCGTCATCGAGAACAAGCCGGGCGCCGGCAGCAACATCGGTACGGAATACGTCGCGCGGTCCGCGCCCGATGGCTATACCCTGTATTTCGTGGCGGTCACCAGCGCCATCAACCAGACCCTGTATTCCAAGCTGAACTTCGACCTGGTCAAGGACTTCGCTCCGGTGGCGCTGGCCGCCAAGGTGCCCAATGTGCTGGTGGTCAATCCGCAGGTGCCGGTCAAGTCGGTCAAGGAACTGGTCGATTACGCCAAGGCCCATCCCGGCAAGCTGGCCTTCGCGTCCTCGGGCAGCGGCACGTCCATACACATGGCGGGCGAGCTGTTCAAGCTGAAGGCCGGCGTCGACGTGCTGCATGTGCCGTACAAGGGCAGCGCGCCGGCCTTGACCGACCTGATCGGCGGCCAGGTGCAGTTCATGTTCGACAACATGCCGTCTTCCTGGCCGCACGTGCAATCCGGCAAGCTGCGCGCCCTGGCGGTGACGACCAAGGAACGCTCGCCGACGGCGCCGGATCTGCCCACCATGGCGGAATCGGGTTTTCCGGGCTTTGACGTGTCCTCGTGGTTCGGCCTGATCGCGCCCAGGGGCACGCCGCCGGAGGTCATCAAGACCCTGAACACGGCCATGCTCAAGTCGCTGGAGAAGCCGGAAGTGAAGGACGCCTTCGACAAGCTGGGCGCCGTGCCGGCCAAGACCACGCCGGAGCAATTCGGCCAGTTCATCCAATCCGAAGTGCAGACCTGGGCGACGGTCGTCAAGGCATCGGGCGCGCGCGTGGATTGACGCTGACGCGTCCCGCCGGACGTGCTATCGCGCTGTCCGCGCGGCCTTCAGCATCGCGGTGCAGACGCCCCTGAGCATGTCGACTTCGTCGCGGGTCAGGGCGCTGCGGCTGAACAGGTGCCGCATGCGCGGCATCAGCTTCTTGGGATGCTTGGGATCCAGGAACTTGACCGCCACCAATGCTTCTTCCCAATGCGCGAGCAAGGCATGCACGGCTTCGGCCGTGGCCGGCGCGGCGCCGGGATCCGGCGCCTGCGCCGTCGTCGTGGGCAGCAGGCTGCCGCCGTGTGCCGAAATCAGGGCATAGCGCAGCTCCCAGGCCGCCAGCTGCAGCGCCTGCGCCACGTTCAGGGAGCTGTATTCCGGATTCGCCGGAATATGGCAGATGCGGTGGCAGGCGGCGATCTGGGCATTGGTCAGCCCCGCCCGTTCCGTTCCCAGGACGATGGCCACGCCGCCCGTTTCGTGGGCGCCCAGATGCTCGCGCGCCAGGACCGCCGCTTCGCGGATATCGCAGGGCGGGGGGCCCAGGTCGCGCACGCGCGCGGTCAGGGCGAAGGCCAGCGTCACCGGGCCCAGCGCGGCTTCCAGGGTGTCGTGCACGCTGGCGGCCGCCAGCACGTCGCCCGCGCCACTGGCCAAGGCCACCGCTTCCGGCTGCGCCGTCATGTCCGGCAGGCGCGGCGCCACAAGCGCCAGATCGCCGAATCCCATGGTCTTGATGGCCCGCGCGGCCGAGCCCACATTGCCCGGATGGCTGGGCTCGACCATGACAAAACGCACGCGCTGGAACGCCGGCGGGGAGGTGGAAGCCTGAGTCATTTAAAATGCCACGTTTGGCGCGGCGGAACCGACCATCCGGCAGGCTGCCGACCGCGCATTAGCGAAATCGTACGGAATTCTATGCACCCGATGCTCAACATCGCCATCAAGGCGGCCCGGCGTGCCGGCACCATTATCAACCGTGCCAGCCTCGACCTGGAAAGACTGAACGTGGCCAAAAAGGGGCCGCGGGATTATGTCACGGAAGTCGACCAGGCCGCGGAGACCGCCATCGTGGAAACCTTGCGCACGGCGTATCCCGACCACGCCGTCATGGGCGAGGAATACGGCTTGCAGGGCGATGAGCAGGCCGAATACCGCTGGATCATCGACCCGCTGGACGGTACGACCAACTTCATCCACGGGCTGCCCAACTATGCGGTATCGATCGCCCTGATGCAGCGTAACGTCATGACGCAGGCCGTGATCTACGACCCGTCGCGCAACGAGATGTTCACCGCCAGCCGCGGCGGCGGCGCCTTCCTGAACGATCGCCGGGTGCGGGTATCCGGCCGTACGCGTTTCCATGAAGCGCTGCTGGGCGCGCATTGGCCGGGATCGGCCAGCCCGGACCAGGGCGGCGGCAAGTTCAAGCAGATGGCGCAGGGCAGCGCCGGCGTGCGCCGCATGGGCGCGACCGTGCTGGACCTGGCCTACGTCGCCTGCGGGCGCCTGGATGGATTCTGCGGCGTGGCGCTGCAGCCCTGGGACATGGCGGCGGGCAGCCTGCTGGTGCTGGAAGCCGGCGGCCTGGTGGCCGATTTCACCGGCGAGCAGGGCTGGCTGGAATCCGGCAACGTGCTGGCGGCCAGTCCCAAGGTCTTCACGCAGATGCTGGGCATCCTGCAGGGCGAGTAGCCCACCCCCGAAGCGCTACGCGCTTTC
This genomic interval from Bordetella genomosp. 8 contains the following:
- a CDS encoding mechanosensitive ion channel family protein → MQLNLDGFAAMVPTMVDLGLNLLWGVVILGLGWWIAGVLGRWVRRLAQRSDRIDRTIVPMFCTTVIWAVRIFTLIAVLAQLGVQTASIIAVLGAAGLAVGLALQGTLQNIAAGIMLLILRPIRAGEYIALSSGSDGTVEEVGLFLTRLVQGDGIHVTLPNSTIWNATITNYSRNATRRFDMAVGVRYGDDLDLAMATLRDLVSAHPLALQTPAPEVRVFEYRDNVVLVNVRVWAESARYWEFRWDLLHKTRLALDAAGLRPPVPVRELIQANSEEGAAPSRLA
- a CDS encoding IclR family transcriptional regulator, whose translation is MEDFTPTAAGPRTLRRGLQVLAALRDHGTDGLCVTDLARYTGIQRPTIYRLMAALMEAGLAQQVAGSKRYRAQLAQEAGAPDSDPRLRQTLPALRRLAERTGDAVFLVVRDGDESISLHREIGGYPVQILATYAGKRQPLGVGSGGMALLAALPDEEARSIVERNATHLDEYGGMTPHEMLRLVENTRSRGYAVVGNHAVRGALGVGCALLDTQGMPVLAISVTAIIDRMPAQRQREIAGWIQAELARLQNQN
- a CDS encoding antibiotic biosynthesis monooxygenase; translated protein: MSAPAPALVTPAPVTMLVTRQIAPERYSDFLAWQRQGEILAAGFPGFLGSGVLQPPEGGDQYQIVLRFHDEASLSRWENSLPRRMWLERGSSLVRDSRVHRATGMDTWFGPQKSAPPRWKQAFCIWVVYCPSLLLFNIAFQDQLTSLSLFWRVLVTTSTMSPILSFVLIPFISRVLHRWLHPRPRRATA
- a CDS encoding inositol monophosphatase family protein; its protein translation is MHPMLNIAIKAARRAGTIINRASLDLERLNVAKKGPRDYVTEVDQAAETAIVETLRTAYPDHAVMGEEYGLQGDEQAEYRWIIDPLDGTTNFIHGLPNYAVSIALMQRNVMTQAVIYDPSRNEMFTASRGGGAFLNDRRVRVSGRTRFHEALLGAHWPGSASPDQGGGKFKQMAQGSAGVRRMGATVLDLAYVACGRLDGFCGVALQPWDMAAGSLLVLEAGGLVADFTGEQGWLESGNVLAASPKVFTQMLGILQGE
- a CDS encoding RNA methyltransferase, which translates into the protein MVEPSHPGNVGSAARAIKTMGFGDLALVAPRLPDMTAQPEAVALASGAGDVLAAASVHDTLEAALGPVTLAFALTARVRDLGPPPCDIREAAVLAREHLGAHETGGVAIVLGTERAGLTNAQIAACHRICHIPANPEYSSLNVAQALQLAAWELRYALISAHGGSLLPTTTAQAPDPGAAPATAEAVHALLAHWEEALVAVKFLDPKHPKKLMPRMRHLFSRSALTRDEVDMLRGVCTAMLKAARTAR
- a CDS encoding Bug family tripartite tricarboxylate transporter substrate binding protein yields the protein MSQKLALFKRAAATLAAAAAFCVASAPAQAAYPDKPVRIVVGFSAGGTTDVIARIMAKELTEALGQSFVIENKPGAGSNIGTEYVARSAPDGYTLYFVAVTSAINQTLYSKLNFDLVKDFAPVALAAKVPNVLVVNPQVPVKSVKELVDYAKAHPGKLAFASSGSGTSIHMAGELFKLKAGVDVLHVPYKGSAPALTDLIGGQVQFMFDNMPSSWPHVQSGKLRALAVTTKERSPTAPDLPTMAESGFPGFDVSSWFGLIAPRGTPPEVIKTLNTAMLKSLEKPEVKDAFDKLGAVPAKTTPEQFGQFIQSEVQTWATVVKASGARVD